One Mycobacteroides salmoniphilum DNA segment encodes these proteins:
- the idi gene encoding isopentenyl-diphosphate Delta-isomerase, which produces MTDDVVLLDDAGRACGIAPKATVHDDNTPLHLAFSCYLFDPSYRFVLLTQRAWSKRTWPGAWSNSCCGHPPPGVDIAEAIIERVHYELGVQMSSPQLALPDFRYRAAMENGVVENEVCPVYVGTIAEVPTLNPDEVAGYRWLPWTQLCDEVLAGTRPVSPWCKLQVAKLAQIRNLPSGSRELVPFQASGRTTTRTVTVRHNFETAHRLPILGGKCVNLHGHSWWTEITVAGALNEQGILVDFGILKARLRDWIDANLDHGAMLGHADPLVPALRAERSKLFRFGLDAPSHGLEWPTVENVSELLARVTAGFIAEAGWSNVTVHRVKVTETHVNAAELTESPSWSA; this is translated from the coding sequence ATGACTGATGACGTGGTGCTCCTGGATGACGCCGGTCGGGCGTGCGGCATCGCACCCAAGGCGACCGTGCATGACGACAACACTCCACTGCACCTTGCCTTTTCTTGTTACCTGTTCGATCCGTCCTATCGGTTCGTGCTCCTTACCCAGCGCGCTTGGAGTAAGCGGACCTGGCCGGGGGCCTGGTCCAACAGCTGCTGCGGACATCCACCTCCGGGCGTGGATATCGCCGAGGCGATCATCGAACGGGTGCATTACGAGCTCGGTGTCCAGATGTCATCACCGCAGCTGGCACTGCCAGACTTTCGTTATCGGGCAGCCATGGAGAACGGCGTGGTTGAGAACGAAGTCTGCCCGGTCTATGTGGGCACGATCGCAGAGGTCCCGACTCTGAACCCGGACGAAGTGGCGGGTTACCGATGGCTGCCGTGGACGCAGCTGTGCGACGAAGTGCTCGCCGGTACCCGTCCGGTGTCGCCATGGTGCAAGTTGCAGGTCGCCAAGCTTGCGCAAATACGAAACTTGCCTTCTGGTTCAAGGGAATTGGTGCCGTTCCAGGCTAGCGGGCGCACCACGACGCGGACCGTTACGGTGCGCCATAATTTCGAGACCGCGCATCGGCTGCCCATCCTCGGCGGAAAGTGCGTCAACCTGCACGGGCATTCCTGGTGGACAGAGATTACGGTGGCTGGGGCATTGAACGAGCAAGGGATCCTCGTCGACTTCGGGATACTCAAGGCACGGCTGCGGGACTGGATCGACGCCAATCTTGATCACGGCGCGATGCTCGGACACGCGGACCCGCTTGTGCCGGCTCTCCGGGCAGAGCGATCGAAGCTCTTTCGATTTGGCCTCGACGCCCCCTCGCACGGTTTGGAGTGGCCCACGGTCGAGAACGTTTCCGAACTGCTGGCCCGGGTCACCGCGGGATTCATTGCCGAGGCCGGTTGGTCCAATGTCACGGTCCACCGCGTCAAGGTGACGGAAACACATGTCAATGCCGCGGAATTGACCGAGTCGCCGTCGTGGAGCGCATGA
- the pspM gene encoding phage shock envelope stress response protein PspM — protein sequence MTPQPPRRTAVQGGWDQLLRRVLTNVNDLGEELAHRMHAMSDKREKLLRKRLRAKRWSIRWALACAAGLLVTTVLATTGAPPWLLIIPALLTAGCAIPATYLLVRYRFLKAEPLPPPRPGVERRLPPLSSAARPPMAALDAAERGLFSLLGVVERGNMIPHSEGRQILAAANQAAYVMAATAKEVVSMERAAVEAPHTREYLQPTIKAFTAQLDTGVRQYNELVTAAAQLVSAANGGAVMASPMSRGPLFDDLVSATDRLTGWAGALEELGQLSG from the coding sequence ATGACCCCCCAGCCGCCCCGCCGCACCGCGGTCCAAGGAGGCTGGGACCAGCTGCTGCGCCGCGTGCTCACCAACGTCAATGATCTTGGTGAGGAACTCGCCCACCGCATGCACGCGATGTCCGACAAACGCGAGAAGCTGCTGCGGAAGCGGCTGCGGGCCAAGCGCTGGAGTATCCGCTGGGCGCTGGCCTGTGCGGCCGGCCTGCTTGTCACCACGGTGCTCGCGACCACCGGTGCGCCGCCCTGGCTGCTGATCATTCCGGCGCTACTCACCGCCGGCTGTGCGATTCCGGCGACGTATCTGTTGGTGCGGTATCGCTTCCTCAAGGCTGAGCCGTTGCCGCCGCCGCGCCCCGGGGTGGAGCGGCGGCTGCCGCCGTTGAGTTCGGCCGCTCGTCCGCCCATGGCCGCCCTGGACGCCGCCGAGCGTGGGCTGTTCTCTCTCCTCGGAGTGGTGGAGCGCGGCAACATGATTCCGCACAGCGAGGGGCGCCAGATCCTTGCCGCAGCCAACCAGGCTGCGTATGTGATGGCCGCGACTGCCAAAGAAGTGGTGTCCATGGAGCGGGCCGCGGTCGAGGCACCGCACACCCGGGAGTATCTGCAGCCGACCATCAAGGCGTTCACCGCGCAGCTCGACACGGGTGTGCGGCAATACAACGAGTTGGTCACTGCGGCAGCGCAATTGGTGTCTGCCGCAAACGGCGGGGCGGTCATGGCATCGCCGATGTCGCGCGGGCCGCTCTTCGATGACCTGGTATCGGCCACCGATCGTCTCACTGGGTGGGCGGGTGCGCTCGAAGAGCTCGGCCAGCTGTCAGGGTAA
- a CDS encoding CGNR zinc finger domain-containing protein: MSDPRPHLGEPLALDLLNTRWMSGDGPQDLFTAPGGVQIWLRTNNLQDRCAADDKTREALLLARDAIYRAVKDSDIDEINAVLSHGAIRRSLTADGPVDIAEVPEPHWLPGWLAADSLLALLAESPDRIKQCAHPQCVLFFYDTSKNGARRWHSMATCGNRAKAARHYAKSV; the protein is encoded by the coding sequence ATGTCCGATCCACGTCCCCATCTCGGCGAACCGCTCGCACTGGATCTGCTGAACACCCGGTGGATGAGTGGCGATGGACCGCAGGATCTGTTCACCGCTCCCGGTGGCGTGCAAATTTGGTTGCGCACCAACAATCTTCAGGATCGATGCGCAGCCGATGACAAGACCCGAGAGGCATTGCTCCTCGCGCGTGACGCCATCTACCGCGCGGTGAAAGATTCCGATATCGACGAGATCAACGCCGTGCTGTCCCACGGCGCAATCCGCCGCTCTCTGACTGCCGACGGGCCGGTCGACATCGCCGAGGTTCCCGAACCACACTGGCTTCCCGGCTGGCTCGCCGCCGACAGCCTGCTGGCCCTGCTGGCAGAGTCTCCCGATCGGATCAAACAATGCGCCCACCCGCAGTGCGTGTTGTTCTTCTACGACACGTCCAAGAATGGGGCCCGTCGCTGGCATTCGATGGCGACCTGCGGAAACAGGGCAAAGGCCGCGCGGCACTACGCCAAAAGCGTGTGA
- a CDS encoding DUF3046 domain-containing protein gives MRLTEFHELVTGRFGAVYGSSVLVDHVLTAMGGRTAAQAVEDGAEPRDVWRALCADFDVPRDQW, from the coding sequence GTGCGTCTGACGGAATTTCATGAGCTTGTCACCGGTCGGTTCGGTGCGGTCTACGGCTCGTCCGTGCTGGTTGACCACGTACTGACCGCGATGGGCGGACGCACCGCGGCGCAGGCCGTCGAGGATGGGGCAGAACCCCGTGACGTGTGGCGGGCGCTATGCGCCGATTTCGACGTTCCGCGCGATCAATGGTGA
- a CDS encoding VOC family protein: MGTAITPRVITGHVGLNVSDLERSVAFYQRAFAFDQLVVSADGAQRFAFLGFDGVPVLTLWEQSRGEFSAATPGLHHLSFQVDSVQEVQEVEAVLKELSTVFAYDGVVAHREGASSGGIFFTDPDGIRLEVFAGTGVEQHEAPAGDAPTCGFF, encoded by the coding sequence ATGGGCACTGCCATCACCCCCCGCGTCATCACCGGTCATGTCGGACTCAATGTCAGCGATCTGGAGCGATCGGTGGCGTTTTACCAGCGAGCGTTCGCATTCGACCAGCTCGTGGTGAGCGCCGACGGCGCACAGCGCTTCGCGTTCCTCGGATTCGACGGCGTTCCCGTGCTCACCCTCTGGGAGCAGAGTCGTGGGGAATTCTCGGCGGCCACACCAGGCTTGCACCATTTGTCCTTCCAGGTGGATTCCGTGCAGGAGGTGCAGGAAGTGGAGGCAGTCCTCAAGGAACTATCGACCGTGTTCGCGTACGACGGAGTGGTCGCGCACCGGGAAGGGGCGTCCTCGGGCGGGATCTTCTTCACCGATCCCGACGGGATCCGTCTCGAGGTGTTCGCGGGAACGGGCGTCGAGCAGCACGAGGCGCCGGCGGGCGACGCGCCGACATGCGGATTCTTCTGA
- the pgsA gene encoding CDP-diacylglycerol--glycerol-3-phosphate 3-phosphatidyltransferase, which yields MPMPPETQPDSEASAAPVPLLNIANILTVLRIVLIPVFIVVLFTEGGHQSSWRIAAFGVFALAIATDRYDGVLARRYGLVTPFGQLADPIADKALIGAALVGLSVLGDLPWWVTVVILVREVGITVLRFSVLRHGVIPANRGGKLKTMVQSLAIAGYLLPLTGYWHTAAVVLMGLAVVLTVLTGIDYLVQALRPRPTSA from the coding sequence GTGCCGATGCCACCGGAAACCCAGCCTGATTCCGAGGCTTCGGCTGCGCCGGTGCCTCTGCTGAACATTGCCAACATCCTCACGGTGCTGCGCATCGTGCTGATACCGGTGTTCATCGTCGTCCTGTTCACCGAGGGCGGGCACCAATCCTCCTGGCGCATTGCCGCTTTCGGGGTATTCGCGCTGGCCATCGCTACCGACCGATACGACGGCGTGCTCGCCCGCCGCTATGGGCTGGTCACCCCATTCGGCCAGCTCGCCGACCCGATCGCCGATAAGGCGCTCATCGGCGCGGCACTGGTGGGGCTCAGTGTCCTCGGAGATCTTCCGTGGTGGGTGACCGTGGTCATCTTGGTGCGTGAGGTCGGGATCACGGTGCTGCGCTTCTCGGTGCTCCGCCATGGTGTGATCCCGGCAAACCGGGGCGGCAAGCTTAAGACCATGGTCCAGTCGTTGGCGATCGCCGGCTATCTGCTGCCGTTGACGGGGTACTGGCACACCGCGGCGGTGGTCCTCATGGGGCTGGCGGTGGTCCTCACCGTCCTCACCGGCATCGACTATCTGGTGCAGGCGTTGCGTCCTCGTCCCACATCCGCATAA
- the recA gene encoding recombinase RecA yields the protein MAQAPDREKALELALAQIDKNFGKGSVMRLGDEVRQPISVIPTGSIALDVALGIGGLPRGRVVEIYGPESSGKTTVALHAVANAQAAGGIAAFIDAEHALDPEYAKNLGVDTDSLLVSQPDTGEQALEIADMLVRSGAISLVVIDSVAALVPRAEIEGEMGDSHVGLQARLMSQALRKMTGALSNSGTTAIFINQLREKIGVMFGSPETTTGGKALKFYSSVRLDVRRIETLKDGTDAVGNRTRVKVVKNKVSPPFKQAEFDILYGKGISKEGSLIDMGVEQGFIRKSGSWFTYEGEQLGQGKENARNFLLENADVANEIEKKIKEKLGIGAVLTDDEVVPAPVDF from the coding sequence ATGGCGCAGGCACCGGATCGCGAGAAGGCTCTCGAGCTCGCGCTCGCACAAATCGACAAGAACTTCGGTAAGGGCTCGGTCATGCGGCTCGGCGACGAGGTGCGTCAGCCCATCTCCGTGATCCCAACCGGATCCATCGCGCTGGACGTGGCGCTCGGTATTGGCGGCCTGCCCCGTGGCCGTGTGGTCGAGATTTACGGGCCGGAATCCTCCGGTAAGACCACCGTCGCGCTGCACGCGGTCGCCAACGCGCAAGCCGCCGGCGGTATCGCCGCATTCATCGATGCCGAGCATGCGCTCGACCCGGAATACGCCAAGAACCTCGGTGTCGACACCGACTCGCTGCTGGTATCCCAGCCGGATACCGGTGAGCAGGCTCTGGAAATTGCCGACATGCTGGTGCGTTCCGGCGCCATCTCCCTCGTCGTCATCGACTCGGTGGCCGCGCTGGTACCGCGCGCCGAAATCGAGGGCGAGATGGGCGACAGCCATGTCGGTCTGCAGGCCCGCCTGATGAGCCAGGCCCTGCGCAAGATGACCGGTGCCCTCAGCAACTCGGGCACCACCGCGATCTTCATCAACCAGCTCCGTGAGAAGATCGGTGTGATGTTCGGCTCGCCCGAAACCACCACGGGTGGTAAGGCTTTGAAGTTCTACTCGTCGGTTCGCCTTGATGTGCGTCGTATCGAGACCCTCAAGGACGGCACCGATGCAGTGGGTAACCGCACTCGCGTCAAGGTGGTTAAGAACAAGGTGTCGCCGCCGTTCAAGCAGGCAGAGTTCGACATCCTCTACGGCAAGGGCATCTCCAAGGAGGGGTCGCTCATCGATATGGGCGTGGAGCAGGGCTTCATCCGCAAGTCCGGTTCCTGGTTCACCTATGAGGGTGAGCAATTGGGTCAGGGCAAGGAGAACGCCCGCAACTTCCTGTTGGAGAACGCCGATGTCGCCAACGAGATCGAGAAGAAGATCAAGGAGAAGCTCGGTATCGGAGCGGTGCTGACCGATGACGAAGTTGTCCCGGCCCCAGTCGACTTCTGA
- a CDS encoding limonene-1,2-epoxide hydrolase family protein, giving the protein MTYSTLELAALTPAQTVTRFLEAAQNGDTDFAESVLDENLVYQNVGLPTIHGRRAALKVFEPLKRPGFGFEVQIHRTTTNGNTVMNERHDAIVLGPLRLQFWVCGVFEVSDQGTITLWRDYFDMFDMFKATLRGLVGIPLPALRPSF; this is encoded by the coding sequence ATGACCTACAGCACGCTGGAACTGGCCGCGCTCACCCCGGCACAGACCGTCACCCGCTTCCTGGAAGCCGCTCAGAACGGTGACACCGATTTCGCAGAAAGTGTCCTGGACGAGAATCTCGTCTACCAAAACGTGGGCCTGCCGACGATCCATGGACGTCGCGCAGCGCTGAAGGTGTTCGAGCCGCTCAAGCGCCCGGGGTTCGGTTTCGAGGTGCAGATCCATCGCACCACCACCAATGGGAACACCGTGATGAATGAACGTCACGATGCCATCGTGCTCGGTCCGCTGCGCCTGCAGTTCTGGGTCTGCGGGGTCTTCGAGGTCTCCGACCAGGGCACCATCACCCTGTGGCGCGACTACTTCGACATGTTCGACATGTTCAAGGCCACGCTCCGGGGATTGGTGGGCATCCCGTTGCCCGCACTGCGGCCAAGTTTCTGA
- a CDS encoding limonene-1,2-epoxide hydrolase family protein → MTDTLATTAPIEIVEGFWDALRRSDLAALDVLLDDAVRWENVGLPTVRGRTTVLRALSSLNLPGAGFDVKIHRITSEGNTVMTERTDVIIVGPLHIAFWVCGVTELSNDGKVALWRDYADIWNLTKGLARGILGIVVPALRPTL, encoded by the coding sequence ATGACGGACACGCTCGCCACCACCGCCCCCATCGAGATCGTCGAGGGATTCTGGGACGCCCTGCGCCGCAGCGACCTGGCAGCCCTCGATGTACTACTCGATGACGCCGTGCGCTGGGAAAACGTGGGCCTGCCCACGGTCCGTGGGCGCACCACGGTGCTGCGGGCCCTGTCCTCGCTGAATCTGCCGGGCGCCGGTTTCGACGTCAAGATCCACCGGATCACCTCCGAGGGCAACACCGTGATGACCGAGCGCACCGATGTCATCATCGTGGGTCCGCTGCACATCGCGTTCTGGGTGTGCGGTGTCACCGAGCTTTCCAACGATGGCAAGGTCGCGCTCTGGCGTGACTACGCCGACATCTGGAACCTCACCAAGGGCCTCGCCCGAGGCATCCTCGGGATCGTGGTCCCCGCCTTGCGCCCGACACTCTGA
- a CDS encoding glycosyltransferase, translating to MRVAVVAGPDPGHAFPAIALCLKFAAAGHDPVLLTGTRWLDQARSAGVESIELLGLQPRAEDDDLDSGTKIHQRAAYMAAANVDQLRELSPDLIVSDVITACGGMAAELLGVPWVELNPHPLYLPSKALPPLGSGLAPGVGLRGRLRDVLMRKLTQKSINEGLSQRSQARVGIGLSAKDPGPVRRLIATLPALEVPRPDWPDEAVLVGPLHWEPTDVVLQPPSGSGPVVVIAPSTAFTGAEGMTELALQALESAGARVVVSALDPAASGLPPWAVAGLARQDLLLAGADLAICGGGHGFLSKALLAGVPVVVVPGGGDQWELANRVVRQGSAELVRPLNRDSLTAAIGRVLGARRYTEAARRAAAGAVDVQDPVRVCQDAMAALK from the coding sequence GTGCGTGTCGCTGTGGTCGCCGGTCCCGATCCCGGGCACGCCTTTCCCGCGATCGCGTTGTGCCTCAAATTCGCCGCCGCCGGCCACGATCCGGTGCTTCTGACGGGCACGCGCTGGCTCGACCAGGCCCGTTCGGCTGGTGTGGAATCGATCGAGCTTCTCGGGTTGCAGCCGCGTGCCGAGGACGACGACCTGGACTCCGGCACCAAGATCCATCAGCGCGCCGCATACATGGCGGCCGCCAATGTCGATCAGCTGCGCGAACTATCACCGGACCTGATCGTCTCCGATGTCATCACCGCCTGCGGCGGCATGGCTGCCGAACTGCTCGGCGTGCCGTGGGTGGAGCTCAATCCGCATCCGCTATATCTTCCGTCAAAAGCTTTGCCACCATTGGGAAGTGGACTGGCTCCCGGGGTGGGGTTGCGTGGCCGGCTGCGCGATGTGCTGATGCGCAAGCTGACCCAGAAGTCGATCAACGAGGGGCTGAGTCAGCGTTCCCAGGCGCGGGTTGGCATTGGCTTGTCCGCCAAAGATCCAGGGCCTGTCCGACGGTTGATCGCGACACTGCCGGCGCTGGAGGTACCGAGACCTGACTGGCCGGATGAGGCAGTGCTGGTGGGGCCGCTGCACTGGGAGCCCACAGACGTTGTGCTGCAGCCACCCTCGGGTTCGGGCCCGGTGGTCGTGATCGCACCGTCGACGGCTTTCACCGGGGCTGAGGGTATGACCGAACTGGCACTACAGGCCTTGGAATCGGCGGGCGCGCGCGTGGTTGTCTCTGCGCTGGATCCGGCCGCATCCGGGTTGCCGCCGTGGGCGGTTGCGGGGCTGGCGCGTCAGGACTTGTTGCTGGCTGGGGCGGATCTCGCCATTTGTGGTGGGGGACATGGGTTTTTAAGTAAAGCGCTGCTGGCTGGGGTGCCGGTGGTGGTGGTTCCCGGTGGCGGCGATCAGTGGGAGCTGGCGAATCGTGTTGTACGGCAAGGTAGTGCCGAGTTGGTCCGGCCGCTTAACCGAGATTCACTGACCGCGGCCATCGGTCGTGTCCTGGGGGCGCGGCGCTATACGGAGGCCGCTCGCCGGGCTGCCGCCGGTGCCGTCGACGTGCAGGATCCGGTACGGGTGTGCCAGGACGCGATGGCGGCCCTAAAGTGA
- a CDS encoding carboxymuconolactone decarboxylase family protein, whose translation MPRLRQVSRAETDDRLVHRMYDQIFGDRDPVTAPGTTTGTPGDWWTVFALVPDALKHSVQGFAFYRSPDRKLDPVLRELGQTRAGWARRSQFVFSQHCKSCRIVGISEEMIAAIPSWSTAECFTPVQRAVLAYTDCLVLDGGRVPDGVFTALKAHLSDEEILELTYITAMYEMHAVMSTALRLEWDNRDEPIVEIAAPEGFTSFDVGDAIALRRDE comes from the coding sequence ATGCCACGACTGCGCCAGGTGTCCCGCGCCGAAACCGACGACCGACTTGTCCATCGCATGTATGACCAGATTTTCGGCGACCGCGATCCGGTCACCGCTCCGGGAACCACGACCGGCACCCCGGGTGACTGGTGGACGGTCTTTGCGCTCGTACCCGACGCCCTGAAGCACTCGGTCCAGGGTTTCGCGTTCTACCGCAGCCCCGATCGCAAGCTGGACCCGGTTCTGCGTGAGCTTGGACAGACCCGGGCCGGCTGGGCACGCCGCAGCCAGTTCGTCTTCTCCCAGCACTGCAAGTCGTGCCGCATTGTCGGCATCTCGGAGGAGATGATCGCCGCGATCCCGTCGTGGAGTACGGCCGAGTGCTTCACCCCTGTACAGCGCGCCGTGCTGGCCTACACGGACTGCTTGGTGCTCGACGGCGGCCGGGTACCCGATGGCGTGTTCACCGCACTGAAGGCCCACCTCTCCGATGAGGAAATCCTGGAGCTCACCTACATCACGGCCATGTACGAGATGCACGCGGTGATGAGCACGGCGCTGCGTTTGGAGTGGGACAACCGCGACGAGCCGATCGTAGAAATCGCGGCTCCCGAGGGGTTCACATCCTTCGATGTGGGCGACGCCATCGCACTGCGGCGCGACGAGTAG
- the clgR gene encoding transcriptional regulator ClgR encodes MALLLREAIGDTLRSARSGQGRTLREVSDSARVSLGYLSEVERGRKEASSELLAAICGALEVPLSAVLSEVSERMARREAPVAAPQPAVTSASRSLSGIDVATKVVIPQVRAMAAA; translated from the coding sequence ATGGCGCTGTTGCTTCGAGAGGCCATCGGCGACACCCTGCGGAGCGCTCGATCCGGGCAGGGAAGGACCTTGCGTGAGGTGTCGGACTCCGCCCGCGTCAGCCTCGGATATCTGTCCGAGGTGGAACGCGGTCGCAAGGAAGCCTCCAGCGAGCTGCTGGCCGCGATCTGCGGCGCGCTCGAGGTCCCGCTTTCGGCGGTGTTATCAGAGGTCAGCGAGCGGATGGCCCGTCGTGAGGCGCCCGTCGCGGCTCCGCAGCCCGCGGTGACGTCGGCATCGCGCTCGCTCAGCGGGATCGATGTCGCCACCAAGGTGGTCATTCCGCAGGTTCGCGCAATGGCGGCCGCCTAA
- the folE gene encoding GTP cyclohydrolase I, translated as MIDVEKVKSAVTDLLLATGVGNDEHTEDTPGRVARAWAESLAGYDEDPAVHLRRRFPAPSDPGLVIVAGIRLVSTCAHHLLPITGVATVAYRPGAGSEVVGLSKLARVVHGYARRLQVQERIGYQVTTAVQEELSPVGAACFITAAHGCMEIRGVKEPASVTTTHAMSGQWVPGHPDVVAVLAEHAQIRR; from the coding sequence ATGATCGATGTGGAGAAGGTGAAGTCCGCCGTGACCGATCTACTGCTGGCGACTGGAGTCGGCAATGACGAGCACACGGAGGACACTCCAGGGCGGGTGGCCAGGGCGTGGGCGGAATCGCTTGCCGGATACGACGAGGACCCCGCCGTCCACCTGCGCCGGCGGTTTCCGGCGCCGAGCGATCCCGGTCTGGTGATCGTGGCTGGGATACGGCTCGTCTCCACGTGCGCACATCATCTGCTGCCCATCACCGGGGTCGCGACTGTTGCCTACCGGCCGGGTGCAGGTAGCGAGGTTGTCGGCCTCTCGAAGCTGGCTCGGGTGGTCCACGGTTATGCGCGGCGCCTGCAGGTGCAGGAGCGTATCGGATACCAGGTGACAACCGCAGTGCAAGAAGAACTTTCACCGGTTGGTGCTGCCTGCTTCATCACCGCGGCCCACGGCTGCATGGAGATTCGAGGAGTCAAGGAGCCAGCCAGCGTAACGACGACACACGCGATGTCGGGTCAGTGGGTACCTGGCCATCCCGATGTTGTGGCAGTGCTCGCCGAGCACGCACAGATACGGCGCTGA
- a CDS encoding amino-acid N-acetyltransferase → MSAEGTSGISGNPGHTTPTVTVRRSRTSDVPAIKALVDVYAGRILLEKNLVTLYEAVQEFWVAELGGEIVGCGALHVLWSDLGEVRTIAVHPRLKGAGVGHAIVSRLLDVARDLELKRVFVLTFEVDFFTKHGFSEIEGTPVTAEVYEEMCRSYDTGVAEFLDLSYVKPNTLGNTRMLVHL, encoded by the coding sequence ATGAGCGCTGAAGGTACATCCGGCATCTCAGGGAATCCGGGGCACACGACCCCCACGGTGACCGTTCGCCGGTCCCGTACCTCCGATGTGCCCGCTATCAAGGCGCTTGTCGACGTCTACGCCGGACGGATCCTGCTGGAGAAGAACCTGGTGACGCTGTACGAGGCGGTCCAGGAGTTCTGGGTGGCCGAACTCGGCGGAGAGATCGTCGGCTGTGGCGCCCTGCACGTGCTGTGGTCGGACCTCGGCGAGGTGCGCACCATCGCGGTGCACCCCAGGCTCAAGGGGGCCGGAGTCGGGCACGCGATTGTCAGCCGCCTGCTCGATGTCGCCAGAGATCTGGAACTCAAAAGGGTGTTCGTGCTGACTTTCGAGGTCGACTTCTTCACCAAACACGGATTCAGCGAGATCGAGGGCACCCCGGTGACCGCCGAGGTGTACGAGGAAATGTGCCGGTCCTACGACACCGGTGTGGCCGAGTTCCTCGACCTGAGCTACGTGAAGCCGAACACGCTGGGCAATACCCGGATGCTCGTCCACCTCTGA
- the recX gene encoding recombination regulator RecX: protein MTKLSRPQSTSDSPSRESLDELRSRVASVPEAPTREPVDSRDEQAWSYCLRLLTSRARTRAELTERLTRRGYPDEVSDRVMERLAAAGLINDADFATQWVQSRHTYAGKGKRALAAELRTKGVSAENAAAALAQIDGDAERSRAAQLVAKKLRSESLDDGGIKAARRLVAMLARRGYSQSMAYDVVKNALASETERRNVG, encoded by the coding sequence ATGACGAAGTTGTCCCGGCCCCAGTCGACTTCTGATTCCCCCTCTCGGGAATCCCTAGACGAACTGCGATCCCGGGTCGCGTCGGTACCCGAAGCCCCGACGCGTGAACCGGTTGACTCGCGGGACGAGCAGGCGTGGTCATATTGCCTTCGCCTGTTGACAAGTCGGGCGCGTACCCGCGCCGAGCTGACCGAAAGGCTAACTCGGCGCGGGTACCCCGATGAGGTTTCTGATCGAGTCATGGAACGGCTGGCCGCCGCCGGACTGATCAATGACGCCGACTTTGCAACGCAATGGGTGCAGTCCCGGCATACCTACGCCGGAAAAGGCAAGCGTGCCTTGGCTGCAGAGCTTCGGACCAAGGGAGTGTCGGCCGAGAATGCGGCCGCGGCGCTCGCGCAGATCGACGGAGATGCCGAGCGTTCCCGTGCGGCACAGCTTGTCGCCAAGAAACTCCGGTCAGAAAGTCTCGATGATGGGGGTATCAAGGCCGCACGTCGATTGGTGGCCATGCTCGCGCGTCGCGGATACAGCCAGTCCATGGCTTATGACGTCGTGAAGAATGCCCTGGCGTCAGAGACAGAACGTCGCAACGTCGGGTGA
- the pspA gene encoding phage shock protein PspA, which translates to MANPFVKAWKYLMALFNAKIDENADPKVQIQQAIEEAQRNHQALSQQAASVIGNQRQLEMRLNRQLADVEKLQVNVRQALTLADQATGSGDAAKATEYNNAAEAFAAQLVTAEQSVEDLKALHDQALAAAAQAKKAVEQNAMMLQQRIAERTKLLSQLEQAKMQEQVSASLRSMSELAAPGNTPSLDEVRDKIERRYANALGSAELAQNSVQGRMIEVQQASVQMAGHSRLEQIRASMKGEALPAGGTATPAPATAPEQVNPANPLGQQ; encoded by the coding sequence ATGGCTAACCCGTTCGTCAAGGCGTGGAAGTACCTGATGGCACTGTTCAACGCGAAGATCGACGAAAACGCAGACCCGAAGGTGCAGATTCAGCAGGCCATCGAGGAGGCCCAGCGGAACCACCAGGCGCTCTCGCAGCAGGCTGCCTCGGTGATCGGGAATCAGCGCCAGCTCGAGATGCGACTCAACCGTCAGCTCGCTGACGTCGAGAAACTTCAGGTCAACGTTCGTCAGGCGCTGACCCTGGCCGACCAGGCCACCGGCTCGGGTGATGCCGCGAAGGCAACCGAATACAACAACGCCGCCGAGGCGTTCGCCGCCCAGCTGGTCACCGCCGAGCAGAGCGTCGAGGATCTCAAGGCGCTGCACGACCAGGCGCTCGCCGCCGCGGCCCAGGCCAAGAAGGCCGTCGAGCAGAACGCGATGATGCTGCAGCAGCGCATCGCCGAGCGCACCAAGCTGCTGAGCCAACTGGAGCAGGCCAAGATGCAGGAGCAGGTGTCCGCCTCGCTGCGGTCGATGAGTGAGCTGGCGGCTCCCGGTAACACCCCGAGCCTGGACGAGGTGCGCGACAAGATCGAGCGTCGCTATGCCAATGCTCTGGGCTCGGCGGAGCTGGCGCAGAACTCGGTGCAGGGCCGCATGATTGAGGTACAGCAGGCCAGCGTGCAGATGGCCGGGCATTCGCGCCTGGAGCAGATTCGCGCCTCCATGAAGGGTGAGGCCCTTCCCGCCGGTGGCACCGCGACGCCGGCGCCCGCGACGGCGCCCGAGCAGGTCAACCCGGCCAATCCGCTGGGCCAGCAGTAG